From the Saimiri boliviensis isolate mSaiBol1 chromosome X, mSaiBol1.pri, whole genome shotgun sequence genome, one window contains:
- the LOC101053519 gene encoding zinc finger X-linked protein ZXDB gives MEIPKLLPARGTLQGGGSGGIPAGGGRVHRGPDPLAGQVPTRRLLLLRGPQDGGPGRRREQARTASRGPGPSLLAPRPDQPSGGGSGGDDFFLVLLDPVGGDVETAGSGQAAGPVLREEAEAGPGLQGSKSGANPGGRPALGPRCLSAVSTPAPISAPGPAAAFAGTVTIHNQDLLLRFENGVLTLATPPPHAWDPGAAPAQQPGCLIAPQAGLPQAALPQAAQSGDCPELPPDLLLAESAEPAPAPAPEEEAEGPAAALGPRGPLGSAPGVVLYLCPEAQCGQTFAKKHQLKVHLLTHSSSQGQRPFKCPLGGCGWTFTTSYKLKRHLQSHDKLRPFGCPAEGCGKSFTTVYNLKAHMKGHEQENSFKCEVCDESFPTQAKLSAHQRSHFEPERPYQCAFSGCKKTFITVSALFSHNRAHFREQELFSCSFPGCSKQYDKACRLKIHLRSHTGERPFLCDFDGCGWNFTSMSKLLRHKRKHDDDRRFTCPVEGCGKSFTRAEHLKGHSITHLGTKPFVCPVEGCCARFSARSSLYIHSKKHLQDVDTWKSRCPISTCNKLFTSKHSMKTHMAKRHKVGQDLLAQLEAANSLTPSSELTSQGQNDLSDAEIVSLFSDVPDGTSAAVLDTALVNSGILTIDVASVSSTLAGNLPANNNNNNNNSLGQAVDPPALMATSDPPQSLDTSLFFGTAATGFQQSPLDMDEVSSVTVGPLGSLGSLAVKNSSPEPQALTPSSKLTVDTDALTPSSTLCENSVSELLTPTKAEWNVHPDSDFFGREGEAQFGFPNAAGNHGSQKETDLITVTGSCSFLV, from the coding sequence ATGGAAATCCCGAAGCTGCTCCCGGCTCGCGGGACCCTACagggcggcggcagcggcggtaTCCCCGCGGGCGGCGGCCGGGTCCACCGAGGCCCTGACCCGCTGGCGGGCCAGGTCCCCACGCGCCGCCTCCTGCTGCTCCGAGGCCCCCAAGATGGCGGGCCCGGGCGGCGGCGCGAGCAGGCCCGCACGGCTTCACGGGGCCCGGGCCCGAGCCTGTTGGCGCCGAGGCCGGATCAACCtagcggcggcggcagcggcggcgacGACTTCTTCCTGGTGCTGCTTGACCCGGTGGGTGGCGACGTGGAGACCGCGGGCTCGGGTCAGGCCGCAGGGCCTGTGTTGAgggaggaggccgaggcgggcccgGGGCTCCAGGGGAGCAAGAGCGGCGCGAACCCCGGGGGCCGCCCTGCGCTGGGCCCTCGCTGCCTGTCCGCGGTTTCCACTCCGGCCCCCATctccgcccccggccccgccgcgGCCTTCGCGGGCACAGTCACTATCCACAACCAGGACCTGCTGTTGCGCTTTGAGAACGGCGTCCTCACCCTGGCCACGCCCCCACCACACGCTTGGGACCCGGGGGCCGCGCCTGCCCAGCAGCCCGGGTGCCTGATCGCCCCGCAGGCCGGGCTCCCGCAGGCTGCGCTCCCGCAGGCCGCGCAGTCCGGTGACTGCCCTGAGCTGCCGCCGGACCTCCTGCTGGCCGAGTCGGCCGAACCCGCGCCTGCCCCGGCGCCCGAGGAGGAGGCGGAGGGCCCGGCCGCCGCCCTGGGCCCCCGCGGACCGCTGGGCTCGGCCCCAGGCGTGGTGCTGTACCTGTGCCCCGAGGCGCAGTGCGGGCAAACCTTCGCCAAGAAGCACCAGCTGAAGGTGCACCTACTGACGCACAGCAGCAGCCAGGGCCAGAGGCCCTTCAAATGCCCCCTGGGTGGCTGCGGCTGGACCTTCACCACCTCTTACAAGCTCAAGAGGCACCTGCAGTCGCACGACAAACTGCGGCCCTTCGGCTGCCCGGCGGAGGGCTGCGGCAAGAGCTTCACCACCGTGTACAACCTCAAGGCGCACATGAAGGGCCACGAGCAGGAGAACTCGTTCAAATGCGAAGTGTGCGACGAGAGTTTCCCCACGCAGGCCAAACTCAGCGCCCACCAGCGCAGCCACTTCGAGCCCGAGAGGCCTTACCAGTGCGCGTTTTCCGGCTGCAAGAAGACGTTTATCACAGTGAGTGCTCTGTTTTCCCATAACCGCGCCCATTTCAGGGAACAGGAACTCTTCTCCTGCTCTTTTCCTGGCTGCAGCAAACAGTATGACAAGGCCTGCCGGCTGAAAATTCACCTGCGGAGTCACACCGGCGAGAGACCTTTCCTTTGTGACTTTGATGGCTGTGGCTGGAACTTCACCAGCATGTCCAAACTCTTAAGGCACAAAAGGAAGCACGACGATGACCGGAGGTTCACCTGCCCCGTGGAAGGCTGTGGGAAGTCTTTCACGAGGGCCGAACATCTGAAAGGCCACAGCATAACCCACCTGGGCACGAAGCCTTTCGTGTGCCCTGTGGAAGGCTGCTGTGCCAGGTTCTCCGCTCGCAGTAGCCTCTATATTCACTCCAAGAAACACCTGCAGGATGTGGACACTTGGAAAAGCCGTTGCCCGATCTCCACTTGTAACAAACTCTTCACATCCAAGCACAGCATGAAGACGCACATGGCCAAAAGGCACAAGGTGGGCCAGGATCTCTTAGCTCAGCTGGAAGCGGCAAATTCTCTTACACCCAGCAGTGAACTTACCAGCCAGGGACAGAATGATCTCAGCGATGCAGAGATAGTGTCTCTCTTCTCCGATGTGCCTGACGGCACTTCTGCTGCAGTGCTGGACACGGCATTGGTGAACTCGGGAATCTTGACTATTGACGTGGCTTCCGTGAGCTCCACTCTGGCGGGGAACCTCCccgctaataataataataataataataattccttagGGCAGGCTGTGGACCCTCCGGCCTTGATGGCCACCAGCGACCCTCCTCAAAGTCTGGATACCTCTCTCTTTTTTGGAACGGCCGCCACGGGTTTTCAGCAGAGCCCCTTAGATATGGATGAGGTCTCAAGTGTAACTGTGGGGCCGTTGGGATCTCTGGGCTCTTTGGCCGTGAAAAACTCCAGTCCAGAGCCCCAGGCTTTGACACCCAGCAGTAAGCTCACGGTGGACACAGACGCTCTGACTCCTTCGAGCACCCTTTGTGAAAACAGTGTCTCAGAACTACTGACGCCAACCAAAGCGGAGTGGAACGTACATCCTGACTCTGACTTCTTTGGACGGGAGGGAGAGGCCCAGTTCGGATTCCCCAATGCGGCAGGAAACCATGGttctcagaaagaaacagatCTTATCACTGTGACTGGCAGCTGCTCATTTTTGGTATGA